Part of the Bacteroidota bacterium genome is shown below.
CCACAAACAGCAAGACGCTCGGTTTTCATAGGGGAAATCGAGCGTCTTTTGCTTTTAATAGGCTTCAATTTCAACTTTGAAAAAGGACTCAAGTGGGGTGGCAAGTGGGGAATGGAGTGGGGAAATTTCAGGATGCCTTTCCGAATACGCTGAAATCCTGCGCCACTTTTCCAATCACTTTTTTATCGAAGTAATGGTCTTCCAAAACTTTTAATGCGCTGTGTCCGGTGATTATTCTTGCGTTCTCTGCGCCAATTCTTGCAGCAAGCGCGCTGGCGTGCGTTTTACGGAGTGACTTGAAAGTTTTATTGATCCCGATTTGCTTTGCGTAATGTCCGAAAGCTCTCCATAAATGCCTTGCCATTGTATCGCGTTTCATTCTTTCTGAATCAGCGATGATATATTTTTCTGTTCCCCTGTTTTCATTATACCCCAATTTCAATAAAAGTTTTTTCAGTTCGGCAGTAATCGGGATTGAAACATATTTTTTAGAATCCCCTTGCAGGTTTTTAATTTTATTCACCTTGATGTCTTCTGATTTTATGAAAGTCATTTCCTCTTTTTCTTCTGTGATGGAAGAAAAACGCAGGTGAAAAATTTCAGCGGCTCTTCTTCCGCTGAATATGGAAAGCAGAATTGCATCCCTGAGCCAGGGTTTCCAAAGTGATTTTATTTCTCCGGTGCTGAGTTTTTCTTTTCCTAATTCTTTGTTCTGAACCGCTTCTAATATTTTTTCGAGTTCTTCTTCTGTAATTGATTCTATATCCATTGCCTTTACAGAATGTCTTCTCACTCCTTCAAAAATATTCTGAATCTGGTAACCTTCTTGTGTAATCAGCCATTTATACATCGTTGTAAAGTAGCCGAGATATTTATTAATTGTTCTTCCCGATAATTTTTTCTGCTGCATATAGTCATAGAATACTCCTACTGCGTGTTTATCGATATCCGTAATTTTTAATTCCTCTAAAAAATATCCTGATTCCTTTAGTGCAGTAATCAGGCAAGCCATTCCTCGTGAAATATCATCCAAATGTTCTTTACTGCGCGGTCGAAACATATACGAGGGGCAGATTTCTTTATCTCCTGAAAGAAATCCGAGATACCTTGATTGAATCTGAAGTAAAAGTTGCGGTTGGATATTATTCTCCGTTTGAATTTTTCTTTCTGTAATTTTATTTTGTCTGATAATTTTTGAAGAGGATATTTCAGCGAAATTATTTTCCTCCATTTCCTTTCTGAATTGAATCGCTTGTGAAATTGCTTCATCGAGATTCCGCGTGTCAAAAATCTTGGTGACTCTTTTATTTTTCGTGCCGGGAATATGAAGGTAGATTTTGAAACGATGCTTATCGGCAAACGGGCAACGCTGAATGGGTTTATCGGTGTCTCTGCATGTTTCGGCAACATTGGTATTGCATTTGGTGCAGAATACAGTTAGCCCTCTGTAACTTTTTGAGGGTGGAATGTAAAGCGGTTTTACCATAGTGTTTAT
Proteins encoded:
- a CDS encoding tyrosine-type recombinase/integrase; this encodes MVKPLYIPPSKSYRGLTVFCTKCNTNVAETCRDTDKPIQRCPFADKHRFKIYLHIPGTKNKRVTKIFDTRNLDEAISQAIQFRKEMEENNFAEISSSKIIRQNKITERKIQTENNIQPQLLLQIQSRYLGFLSGDKEICPSYMFRPRSKEHLDDISRGMACLITALKESGYFLEELKITDIDKHAVGVFYDYMQQKKLSGRTINKYLGYFTTMYKWLITQEGYQIQNIFEGVRRHSVKAMDIESITEEELEKILEAVQNKELGKEKLSTGEIKSLWKPWLRDAILLSIFSGRRAAEIFHLRFSSITEEKEEMTFIKSEDIKVNKIKNLQGDSKKYVSIPITAELKKLLLKLGYNENRGTEKYIIADSERMKRDTMARHLWRAFGHYAKQIGINKTFKSLRKTHASALAARIGAENARIITGHSALKVLEDHYFDKKVIGKVAQDFSVFGKAS